The sequence GCTAGCCAGCCAGAGCCAGAGCCTCACAGAAACTTGGATAGGAATATCTACCATTTGAGGAAACTGATTTTAAGTAAAAAGTGCTACCGATAACAGATTTGGGTTGTGAAATCCACATATTTATAGGACACAAATATATTGAAAGTACACAGCCAGACAGCAAAGTGTGGTTGGAGTATGCATTTATTCTGGTTCCATTTTGATGGAGAAGGGCTGGGTACATGGAGCAGGGTGGAAGGTAGAAGGATTTGTAAGGCAAATCCTCTTCTCTGATTGTGGGAAGGGCATGGGGCATAAGGGACAGTGCAGCCCTGGCACTTctggtgtgtgtgtctttttttttaaccagggaGCAGTCAGAGAACAGATTTGAAAGGCCTCTCTTAATATCTTGGGTGTACATTTATGcgtctaaatcaggggtgtccaaacttttctcaacgtttttcacccagggccatatgcggtaaaatacacaaacagccgggccactcactcgaggtgaagtacgtattgcctcacctggtttatttaagtaaactaaatatatttttggaatttgctgcgggctaATTAACAATGGGTCATGGGCCGCacttggcccgcgggccgcagtgtggacacccctggtctaaatcTTTGTTAAGTAGAATGTGCTGCACAGGagcgtgtgtgtgagtgagtgtgtctCCATGCAACACAGAGGTACAATTTCAGGTTTCCTCTTTAACACCCATAGTCTTTTTCTCTGCCGTTGCCTAAATAGCACTCTCCTGGAAGTCCTTTTTGTATTGTCCTGCTGAGAAGCAAGTTGGGTTTCCTCAGAGCTGTGGTCACAACCGTGCATGTGTGCAATCACAGCTCACACTGCGGAGACAATGCCGTGACTGGAAAGCTGCAAGTTGGGCCCATGGATCCGATAACAACCTTAGACAGACTCTTACTCCTGGGGCAGGCCCAGTGTGCTCTTCCGGTCACCCCCACATAGCTTTGGAAGAACCGAGCCCTCCTCCCACACTCACACCGTCTCTCAGTGACACTCATGGCCCAGGTCTCTTCTCCACACACGTATGTCTCTCTCATTGGGGTCTTAGAGTAGGTGGCTCTGGAATTGCACACGGGTACCGCGTGTCTCATGCATCTTTGggcttctctccatccctccatcaGGACAACCACGACCGGGAGATGCAAGAGCTGAGGCGGCTGCAGAGGCTAAAGGATTTGGAGCAGAAGCGGCGCTCCTGGGCGGCTGGGGAGCTTGTGGGATTTGGCCGGAGCAGCAGTGAGAATGATGTGGAGTTGCTGACCAAGAAGGGTGCGGAGGACCTGCCCCCTTTTCTGCGCCGCAGGCCTGTCAGCCCTTCCTGCCGACCCCCCAACGCCCGCCGCTCCCGCCTCTCCTTGGGCGCCGCCAGTGACCGGGAGCTGCTGACCTTCCTGGAGAGCTCCACCGGCAACCCGGAGGAACACAAGTTCAACAGCTTGCCCTGGAGCAGCCCGCAGCAGGCCCGGGCCGCAGTGGCCTGGGTGGAGCCTGGAGAGCCAAGTGACCAGGACTCCAACCGCACACACAGATCTCAGGCCTCGGATGGCCAGGAGGAAACCCCCGACACACCCTCAGCTTGGCAAGGCCAGCTCGTAGTCCCCCAGCCCGAGGAACCCGCCCCGGTTTTGCTCCGAGCTGGTCGCAGGGGGCTCAGCAGGCTCCAGAAGAGGAACAGCGAGCCTGTGAGCCTGGGGCCCACCTGGTCCCCTCCACTCTCACCATTGGCTCTGGGGGTTAAGGAGCATGAGTTGGTGACCGGGCTGGCTCAGTTTGACCTCCAGGGTCCCAAGGGCCCACAGGAGACACCCCAGCTGATCCTGAACGACTTCCTCCCAGTAGAGCCCGTGTCTCCGGGAGATGGAATCCTGCAGCCCCTTGGCGCTGACCCTGACAATGACAGCCTGACCCCTGTGGTTAGAGGTGCCCAGGGGAGTCTCAGCCCCGCCCCGCAGGGTGAAGGGGCTGCCCCTGATGAGCCCAGCAGCGAACCTGAGAACAAAGATCCTGGGCCTGTGTTCTATGTCTCAGACACCACTGACTGCTCGCTGACCTTGGACTGCTCAGAGGGAACTGACTCCAGGCCTGGCGGTGGGGAGCCAGGGGAGAGCGGTGACGGGGATGGCTCTGTGTCTGGGGCAGGGGAGAGCGGTGGCAGCCAAGTGTCCTCTAACCCTGTATCCAGTCCCCCTGGGGAGGCCTCTGCTCCCGCCTCCGAGAAAAGTGGGCCCAGCTGCAAGGGTGGCCTTTCCGAGGACAGACCCGCCAAAGAGAAGGATGTGATAGCACCAAAGAGAAACTCCCTCAAAGAAGCATCCCAGGGGGCCCCCAACATGGAGACTGTCCCCCGGAGCCAGGGAGCGGCGCCCAAGGCGGTGCGGACCTTGACATCCTCGGAGAGTGCGAGCATGCGCAAAGTCGTGCCTATCTCCAGGGCCAGCAGGGGCTCCACGGGCTCTAAGCAGCCCCCTCGGGAGCCCCCCGGCAGCACAGATGCACCGTGGTCGCGCCCGCGCCAGGGCTCCATGAAGGGCACCTCAGACACATCACCCAAGAGGTCCTCGAAGGGGGCTGGGGCGGTAGCCGCGGTGACCGAGGAGCCGAGGCCGCGAGCGAGGGTCGGCTCCGGCAGCGCACGGCCGGGGAAGGAGACCCCACTGCAGCACAAGGGATCCGTCAAGAAGCCCAGCGCCAAGCCCCTCAGGAACGTCCCCAGACAGAAATCCGAGGAAAACAAGATCTGCCGCTCCAACTCCCAGGGCCCCCAGAGCCCTGAAGAAGAGCCTAagcccccgcccacccccagTGCCCCCcgtgccccaccccacctcccgaGCTTTGCTCGCAACACAGTGGCCTCCTCATCGCGGTGCATGAGAACAGATTTCCCTCCTGTGGCCAAAGCCCCCGGCCTCATCCGGACAGTGTCCCAGCGGCAGCTGAGAGTGAAGGGCGGCCCTGACGATGCCCCCAAGGACAGCACCCTACGGCGGGCTGTGAGCGCCCGGACCCCCAAAAGGTGTCCCGAGTCTCCTGAGGGTCCCAGTGCCAACACAGGCAGAGGGACTGCCGAAAGGGCCTCCCTCAGACTGAAAGACTCCAGTCGGACCACGCTGGGGAAAATCCTTAATCCCTTGTGGAAGTGATGTGCCTGTGCTCTCTCATCTCCTGCGGCTGTCATGAGGCCAGCGCCGAATGTTTGTT comes from Rhinolophus ferrumequinum isolate MPI-CBG mRhiFer1 chromosome 18, mRhiFer1_v1.p, whole genome shotgun sequence and encodes:
- the FHDC1 gene encoding FH2 domain-containing protein 1, whose amino-acid sequence is MHVMNCVSSVSDKENGTLAAAAGFMIGQTPPPPPPPPPPPPPCPYAGEGFPPSPPPPPPPLPEGPAVPPPPPGLPSTSHVNGYNHVGQKKRMRSFFWKTIPEEQVRGKTNIWTLAARQQHRYQIDTKTIEELFGQQEDTTKPSLSRRGGTLNSSFREAREEITVLDAKRSMNIGIFLKQFKKSPQSIVEDIHQGKTEHYGSETLREFLKLLPESEEIKRLKTFSGDVCKLSLAESFLHYLIQVPNYSLRIEAMVLKKEFLPSCSSLYTDITILRTATKELMSCEELHSILHLVLQAGNIMNAGRYAGNAVGFKLSSLLKLADTKANKPGMNLLHFVAQEAQKKDATLLSFSEKLHYVQEAARLSLDNMEAELHSLFVRTRSLKENIQGDGELCQQMEDFLQFSVKKLTELEHWKQQLQEEAHTLIDFFCEDKETMKLDECLQIFRDFCVRFNKAVKDNHDREMQELRRLQRLKDLEQKRRSWAAGELVGFGRSSSENDVELLTKKGAEDLPPFLRRRPVSPSCRPPNARRSRLSLGAASDRELLTFLESSTGNPEEHKFNSLPWSSPQQARAAVAWVEPGEPSDQDSNRTHRSQASDGQEETPDTPSAWQGQLVVPQPEEPAPVLLRAGRRGLSRLQKRNSEPVSLGPTWSPPLSPLALGVKEHELVTGLAQFDLQGPKGPQETPQLILNDFLPVEPVSPGDGILQPLGADPDNDSLTPVVRGAQGSLSPAPQGEGAAPDEPSSEPENKDPGPVFYVSDTTDCSLTLDCSEGTDSRPGGGEPGESGDGDGSVSGAGESGGSQVSSNPVSSPPGEASAPASEKSGPSCKGGLSEDRPAKEKDVIAPKRNSLKEASQGAPNMETVPRSQGAAPKAVRTLTSSESASMRKVVPISRASRGSTGSKQPPREPPGSTDAPWSRPRQGSMKGTSDTSPKRSSKGAGAVAAVTEEPRPRARVGSGSARPGKETPLQHKGSVKKPSAKPLRNVPRQKSEENKICRSNSQGPQSPEEEPKPPPTPSAPRAPPHLPSFARNTVASSSRCMRTDFPPVAKAPGLIRTVSQRQLRVKGGPDDAPKDSTLRRAVSARTPKRCPESPEGPSANTGRGTAERASLRLKDSSRTTLGKILNPLWK